The Mycolicibacterium fluoranthenivorans genomic interval GATCGCGGGTCACTCGCATCACGCCGAAGCCGATATCATCGTCCTCGCCCAGCACGTTGGTGAAAACGTGGTGGCGGTAGTTGTGCGAGGTCTTCCACTGCGCAGAAGGGGCAACCATGTCCCACTCCCAGGTGGTCGAGTGAATCTCCGGGTCATTCATCCAGTCCCACTGACCGTGGGACACGTTGTGGCCGATCTCCATGTTTTCGACGCTCTTGGAATAGGCCAGCGCGGCGGTGCCGAGGGCCCAGCCGGTTTTCGACCGGCTTCCCGCGATGAGAAAACGCGCCGCGAGGCCGAGTATCCGTTGGAACCTGATGGTGCCCCTAATGTAGGCGGCATCATGCGCTCCGAGCGAATCCTCGACGCTGCGCCGGATGGCATCGAGTTCCTCGCCGAGATTCTGGATATCGTTCGGGCTCAGGTGCTTATAGCGATCAAGATTGGTGATGGCCATGGCGAAGTTGTCCTCGGTCGTGCGAATGAAATGGGCCAGGATCTGGCCTTCATTGATCCAGCGGCTGCGGTGAGTCGCCGATCACGGTGGAAATGGGACCCGCGCGTGACGCGCGGGTCCCATTTCCGTCATGGCGCGTGGAGGGTCAGAGTGCCCGAACGCGGCTGGCCTGCGCGCCCTTGGCGCCCTGGGTTGAGTTCGAACTCGACCCGTTGATTCTCTTCGAGGCTGCGGAAGCCTCCGCCGTCGATCTCGGAATAGTGGACGAACACATCCGGGCCCTCGGTCTGAGCGATGAAGCCGAAGCCCTTCTCAGCGTTGAACCACTTCACAGTTCCCTGTGTCATTTGCTTCTCCTTGTCAGGATTGCGGTCCGCACTGCGCGGACCGGCAGCCGATTGGTTGAGACGGCTGCTTCTGAGTTGTCCTGCAACAAGAAAAAGACGCCCGCACCAAGTTCTGCGCGAGCGTGTACGAACACGAACACTTGAAACCATCGACCTGATATGTACAACGCCGACCGGCTGCGTTTAGTTCCCCGTCGAACCCCTCCCGCTGGGAATAGCGAAAAGTTTTCTGCGCAAGGACTTCCGGCCCTAGTACCGACTGTCACCACGTGGTCCGATCAAGTTGTTTCTCGGACAACAACTACTCGCAATGGGACATCATGACTCACCTTCCGGCGCAGGGCGGGCCCCGGTCACTGCTGCGCGACGTCTCGACCGCGTCCACTCGGCCCGCAACCGCGGCGGCGGTATCCATGCCGGCGATCTGCGTGCAGGCCAATGGCGAGTTGGCGGTTCAACAGCGCGCCGTGCCCACCCCGGGGGCCGGCGAGCTGCTGTTGCGGACCGTCGTCTCCGCGCTGTGCGGCACCGACCTGCACCGGTTCCGCGGAGCACAGTCGTACGGCAACGACACCGACGTGTTCGGCCACGAATCAGTCGGAGTGGTGCAACATTGCGACTCCGGCCGGTTCGCCCAAGGCGACCGTGTTCTGCACGTGCCCTTCCCCACCGACGGTAAGGTCTTCGCGCCCTACCAACTGGCGCGGGAGACCAACGTCGTGCCCATTCCCGCGGCGTTGCCGTCGGACATCGGCGTCTTCGCGCAGCAGCTCGGCACGGTGATCTATGCACTGCGCAACTTCTGGCCTTCGCCGCAGCCGCCGCGCAGCGCGTTCGTCGCCGGTGCCGGACCGGCCGGTCTGATGTTCATCCAGTTGCTCCGCGAACGCGGCTGTGAACAGATCTACGTGTCCGAGCCGGATGAGCATCGCCGCCGACTGGCGACATCCTTCGGCGCAATCCCGGACGAGGACGGCACTCCCCCGGTCGAGCTCAGCATCGACGCCTCCGGCATGCCGGGAGTACGCCGTAAGTGCTGGCAGCGAACCGCCTCCTTCGGCACCGTGGGGATCTACGGACTCCCCGACGACGAACCCGGCGACCTGGAAGTGTCGGTGCTGGGTCTGGTGGCGAAGAATCTCCACCTGGTCGGAGCGATCGGTTCGCAGGCAGAACCCGGCCTGCGGTCCTTCCACGACGCGCTCGACCTGCTCGTCGCCCGCCGCATCGAGGTCGACCGGCTCATCTCGCACCGCATCGACCTCGACGGGCTGCCCGAGATCGCTCCACGCGCCGCCCGCGTCGAGGACGGGATCGTCAAAGTACTCGTCGACTTCGACGCACCCACGCCGGTTCACAGGTAGTCCCCGCGGGTGTCACGCTATGAGGCCCGGACACCTGCAGGAGAATCGACCTGATGCAGCTGTCGCCACACCTCGTAGGCCCGACAATGATGGTCGTGTGCGCGGCGATGGTGCTTGCCGCCGCGGCCATCTACTGGTCAACAGCGCTCGGCTCGGCGTGGACGGTGCCACGCGCCGCGGTGCGCGCAGTACTGCAGCTTGTTGCGGTCGCCGCCATTCTGGCTACCGCGCTGAGCAACCTGCGGACGTCACTCGTGGTGCTGGGGATCATGTTCGTCGCCGCGACGGTGACCGCAGCGCGCCGCAGCCGGTGCAACCGTTCCTGGCTACTCGCGGTAGCGCTCGCATCAGGCATGATTTCGGTAGTGCCACTGCTGCTTTCAACCGGGCTGGTGCCCATCACCGGTATCGCCATCGTGCCTATTGCCGGCATCCTGCTGGGAAGCACCATGACCGCCGTCGCGGTGGCTGCACGGCGGGCACTCGACACGCTTGCTACCCGTGCCGGCGAGGTCGAGGCATTACTCAGCCTCGGATTCAGCGACCGGCTCGCGCGGATGGAAATCATCGGTCCTACTGGCGCGGACGCACTCCTGCCCAACCTCGACCAAACCAGGACGGTGGGTGTGGTTACCCTCCCCGGCGCCTTCGTCGGGGTGCTGCTCAGTACCGGATCTGCGATGCAAGCCGGCGCAGTCCAGATCCTGATCCTGGTGTCGATACTGCTGTCGCAGACCTGCGCAGTCGCCGCAACGCTGGAGTTGATCGCATCAGGCAAGATCAACCGTACCGACCGAGCTCACGACGCGCCGTGGCGACGGTGGAACCCACCGACCAGAGGATGAGAGCCTTCTTACGCGGCCCACTTCTGTTGTCTCACAACGGGACATCTAGGCCGCGCGGGGCATATCGCCCGCTGCTCGTGCTGCTGGGAGTGATGCCGGACGGCCCACGGCAGTGGCCCAACCGACGATGCTCAGATAGAGCCCGGCCAGGGCGACGATCACCGTGCCCACCTGCCACCAGGGCGCCTGGGCAACGACGTCGTTTCCCCAGGACAGGTAGGCATACGGGAAGGTCATCAGTGCCACACCCTTGAATGCGGTGAGCCATCCCAACAGTGAGACGATCGCCGCGGGAGCCCCACGCCAGTACGGGTGCAAAACGATGATGGTCAGACCTATCGGCAGGACGAATGCACCGGCGACCCACGGCCATACGACGTTCGCGTCAAATTCAGCCAGCAGTGTCCGCAGGGCGGAGGCGCGCGTCAGCATCGTGGACGCGGCAACGAGAAGGTAGGGCCCGAGCACTCGGGCGAACAGGCTCGTGCGGGTGTGGAGGTGCGGTAACGCTCTCATGGTGCGTCTCCTTCGGACATCGGCTACGCCGGCGGTGACCTGGTGGGGACCCACGAGATCCCCTGAGTCATTCGACCCCCGCACCGGCCCCTGGAGCTAGGGACCGATGTCCTGCCGGTGAAGGACGATGGTCACCCGAACCTCCACCGTGACCTCGGTGTGCAGCGGTTCTTCCTCCCAGCCAGCTTTGCCGGCCGGGAGGCACGTTAATCTCTTGGTCGCGGCGCGTTGCCGCGTTTGCTAGGAGGTATTACCCATGCGCTCTTTCAGCGTGGCAGTGGTCGTCACGGTGGCCGCCACATTCGGTTGCTCCGGCGTGGCGGTGGCGGCCCCGAAGGACTACTGCGCCGACCTCAAAGGCGGCAACACCGGCAGCACGTGTGAGATCCAACTCTCCGATCCCGCGTACAGCGTCGACATCAGCATTCCGCTGGACTACCCCGACCAGAAGTCGGTCGCCGACTACATCTCGCAGACACGCGACGCGTTCCTCAACTCGGCCAAGTCCGGCGCGCCCCACACCTCACCGTACGAGTTGAGCATCAAGCCGACGAAGTACAACTCGTCGGTTCCGCCGCGCGGCACGCAGGCGGTGGTGTTCACGGTGACCCAGGACCTCGGCGGGAGCCAGCCGCAGACGACGTACAAGGCGTTCAACTGGGACCAGAGCTATCGCAAGGCGATCACCTACACGGCCGCGCCGGACGACAAAGAACATGCGCCGTTGTGGCGGGTGGACGATCCCCTGAAGACCGTCGCGCCGATCGTCCAGACTGAACTGCAGCAGCAGCTGGCACCGCCGCCACCGGTCGCGACCACGGCTCCGACGCAACCGGGGCAGCCGGCGACGACAACGCCGACCAGCACCACCACGGCGCCGCCGCCACCTCCGCTGCCGTTCGCGCAGGCCGCGCTGTACAACCCCGCCAACTACCAGAACTTCGCGATCGTCAACGACGGGGTGATCTTCTTCTTCGACCAGGGCGTGTTGCTGCCCGCCTCGGCCGGGGGTTTGCACGTGCTGGTGCCCCGGTCGGCGATCGACCCGATGATCGCCTGACCCCGTCGCGCGACATTGCAGTGAGTGCGCTCGGCACTCGCACTTTCGCGCAGTAACTGCAATGTCGCGGCGGAAGGTCAGTTCCTCTAGTCCGTGCGGTCGTGAAGCGTGATGTGGTACCCGTCGGGGTCGGCGAAGGTGAAGGTTCGGCCGAAGGGTCCGTCGATCGGTGCGGAAACGATGGCGTGCCCGTCGGCGACGAGCGCGTCGTGGATGTCTTGAACGTCGTCGGCGTGCAGCCAGATTGCGGCACCGATGCCGGGCCGCGCAGCGGAGGCAAGATCGGTGCCGGCAACGACGTCGCGCAGCGCGAATGCGATCGGCTTGGTCTCGAAGACGACCGCGTGCGGGGGCCCGACCGGCGAGCGGACGAGGCCGAGGTACTGCTCGTAGAAGGACTGGGAGGCGTCGAGGTCGCGCGCCTGCAGTGAGATGAAATCGGGGCCGGTGACGGGCATGGTGCATTCCTTTCATCATGTCAGTTTCCTGACATTCACGACCATATGTCAGAATACTGACATGGGTCAAGACGGTGGTGGCATCGACGTCGGCACGTCACTGGGTTACGCATTGAAAGAGGCCTCGAGTGCTCTGCGCGCAGCCATGGAGGAGGTGCTGCGACCGCTCGGGATGAACATCACGCGCTACGCCTGCCTGGAGCTACTGGCTCAACGACCAGGCTTGTCGAACTCCGAACTCGCGCGGGGTGCGTTCGTGACGCGGCAGTCGATGAACGTGCTGCTGCAGACCTTGGAACGCGAGGGCTTCGTCAGCAGACCAGAGGAGGCGCCCGTGGGAAAGGCTCTTCCCACCCGACTCACGCCTCGCGGCCGCAAGGCTCTACAGACGGCGACGACGGCGGTCCGGGCTGTCGAGGACAGAATGCTGTCCAGCTTGTCCGAGGCCGAGCAGGCACGGGTGTTTCACGCACTGCAGACCATGATTCGTTCTCTGCGCAATGACAGCGCGGGTGCGTAGCTCGCTAACACCTGGCCCTGGCGAGCACGGCTCCGACGAACCGCACGAAGTCCTCATGGCCGCGCCGGAGCTGGGCTGCAGTACAACGGTGTCCGCGCCGGCGTCGACCCAGCGCCGCACATCACAACCCGATGCGACCTGGGGCACGGATGTGACGAACGGTCTGTTTGTGCTTACAGGCTCGATGAACTCGGGCGCGCTGACCCTCTTTGTTCGCTCTTGCGAACGTGTCGGGATCGCGAACGTCCGCTATTCCGCTTGGCGGAAATAGGGTTCTACCGTGCCGCTGAGCTTGACGACCATCGGATTTCCGCGGCGATCCTTGGCGGTAGGGACTTCCACACGCACCCAACCCTCGGCAACGTCGTACTCGACCACGTTGGTCTTCTCGGCGCCGTTGAAGCGAATGCCCACGCCGCGCAGGAGCGCCTCTTCGCTATAGAACGGACTACGCGGATCGATGGAGAGGTGATTCGGTGGAACGTCGGTGTTCTGATCCTGGGACATGATGGCTTTCGTTGAATGCTGCGTGGGATTTCGATTTTGATTCTCTGAGAACCTACGCGACCGTGTGGTCGCGGGTTCCACGTAGGTCTTGGCGTGCCGCGCCCGTGGAGTGCATCGCGTTGGCCGGGGCCTCGTCGCACATCCGCGCGATTCCCCAAAGACAAAAAAGACCAGCTCAAGGCTGGTCTTTTTGTCGGGCTGACAGGATTTGAACCTGCGACCACTTGACCCCCAGTCAAGTGCGCTACCAAGCTGCGCCACAGCCCGCGGTGCCGCCGGGATCGCCGGCAGCGAGCGAAACTCTACCTCAGCCGGGCCGCCCGACCACAATCGCCCCATCGGTTTCCGCCGGGCGCTCGGCCGCGACGGGCTCGGCTGCCTCGGGCGCTCGCGACACCCGCCAGGCGTACACCACCAGCGCCGCCCACACCGCCGCGATGCCGGCGTAGATCACCGTCGATACCGGCGCGTGCACGCCGAAGTACATGAGCAGCTTCTGACTGTTGGTCAGCACGATCACGCCACCGACGCCCGTACCGAGCAGCGCCGGACTGACCCGGCTGACCAGCCAGGCGGCCAGCGGCGCTGCGATGACACCGCCGACCATCAGGCCGACCACGACGGGCCAGTGATCCAGGAAGTCCTGCCGCAGACCGACCAGGAACCCCAGCGATGCCGACACCGACACCAGGAACTCCGAGGCGCTCACCGACCCGATCACGGTGCGCGGCGCGGTCTTGCCTTGAGATAACAGCGTGCTGGTGGTCACCGGCCCCCAGCCGCCACCACCGGAAGCATCGATGAATCCACCGAACAAACCCAGCGGGGCGAGGAACTTCGCACTGTGACTGGTCCCCCGCACCCCGAAGTTCAGCGGTGTCCGCATCGAGAAACGAAGCAGCACATACACACCGATGCCCAGCAGAATGGCCGCCATCAGCGGGGCCGCGTGCTCGGTGGACAGCGAGGACAACACCGTGGCGCCCAGGAACGCACCGATGGCGCCGGGAACTCCGAGCTTGGCCACCAGCGCCCAGTCGATGTTCTTGAACTTCCAGTGCGACATCCCCGAGGCGAAGGTGGTGCCGACCTCGGCGAGGTGCACCGCGGCACTGGCCTGCGCCGCCCCGACGCCGGACAGCACCAGCAGTGTCGAGGCGGTGACACCGAACGCCATACCGAGGGCACCGTCGACGAGCTGCGCGCCGACACCGACGAGCGTGAAGATGAGAAGCGAACGCATGGCTGCTTTCAGGGGGTTCGGTCACCTGGCGGCGACCGGATGGACGGGTGGGGGCGTCAGGGACGCGGACAACACCACTCGTCGAAAGCCATCAGGCGGCGCGACGGCCAGAAGGGCTCCAGCGCGGACAACGCGGACGGCGAGGCCGCAAGAGCGCGCTCAGCCATCGGTGTCCTCCTTATTACAAGCCGTCGACAGACTACAGGGACAACAACCGGTAAAGCCCAATCAATCCCACTGCGACGATGACCGCACGCAGCACGTTGGGTGACAACCGCCGGCCGTAATGGGCACCGAGGAAGCCACCGATCAACGACCCGATAGCGATCAGTCCGGCAGCTACCCAGCTGATCCGGTCGAACGCCACCGCCGTGTAGGCCACCGCGGCAACCACGTTGACCAGCAGCGACAGCAGATTCTTGGCCGCGTTCATGCGCTGCATCGACTCCGGCAGCAGCGCCCCCATCGCGCCGATCAGCAGAATCCCCTGGGCAGCGGTGAAGTACCCGCCGTACACGCCGACTGCGAAGGTGGCCAGCACCACCGCAATCATTCGGCGCGTCGAGACGTGCTCTGCGGACTGGCCGGACACCTCGGCACGCCGCCGCGCCCAATTCTGGATGCGCGGGCCGATGATCACCAGGATCAGTGCCCCGATCAACAGGACCGGCACGATCTGGGTGAACACCTTCTCCGGCAGGTGCAGCAGCAGCCAGGCGCCCAACGCGGCCCCGGTCAACGAGGCAGGGATCTGCCATTTCAGCCGGTCCCACTGGCCGCGCAGTTCCTGCCGGTAACCCCAGGTGCCCGATACCCCACCGGCCACCAAACCGACGGCGTTGGACATCGTCGCGGTGACCGGTGGAAAACCGAGCGCCACCAGCGTGGGGAACGTGATCAGTGTTCCGGAACCGACGACCGCGTTGATCGCGCCGGCACCGACACCGGCCAGCGCGATGAGCACCATGTGCGCAACAGACACTCAGAGCACCCTACTCACGATATGGACGGAGCCCTGTGCTGCATGGTCGCTCCGCTAGCGCTTCGCTCCGCGCTTCTCTCGGACTCGCACATTGATCCGCACCGGGCTGCCCTCGAAACCGAACGTCTCACGCAACCTGCGCTCCAGGAACCGCCGGTATCCGGCTTCCAGGAACCCGGTGGTGAACAACACGAACGTCGGCGGCCGGGTGGTCGCCTGGGTGGCGAACAGGATCCGGGGCTGCTTACCGCCACGCACCGGCGGCGGGTGTGCCGCCACGACCTCCTTGATGAAGGTGTTCAGCCGGCCGGTCGAAATTCGCCTGTCCCAGGACGCCAGCGACGTCTCCAGCGCCGGAACGAGTTTCTGCACCGCACGGCCGGTCATGGCCGAGATGTTCACCCGAGGCGCCCACTGCACCTGCGCCAGCTCACGGTCGATCTCGCGATCCAGCTGATATCGGCGGTCCTCGTCGACCAGGTCCCACTTGTTGAAGACCAGTACCAGGGCGCGGCCCGCCTCGATCACCATCGTCAGCACCCGCTGGTCCTGTTCGGTGAGTGGCTGCGATCCGTCGATCAGCACCAAGACCACCTCGGCGGCATCGATGGCGCTGTGCGTGCGCACCGACGCGTAGAACTCATGACCGCTGGCCTGGCCCACCTTGCGCCGCAACCCGGCGGTGTCGACGAAACGCCAAGGCTTGCCGCCCAATTCGATCAGCGAGTCGACGGGATCGACGGTGGTGCCCGCCACATCGTGCACGACGGAGCGCTCATCACCGGCCAGCCTGTTCAGCAGTGAACTCTTACCGACGTTGGGCTTGCCGACCAGAGCGACGCGGCGCGGTCCACCCGGCCCGCCGCGCACCTCGGAGACCTCGGGCAGGTCTTCGGTGACCAGATCGAGCAGGTCGGCCACTCCCCGCCCGTGCATGGCACTGATCGGGTGCGGCTCCCCCAGCCCGAGCGACCACAGCGCTGCGGCCTCGGCCTCGGTGCGGTCGTTGTCCACCTTGTTGGCGGCCAGGTACACCGGCTTGCCGGCGCGCTGCAGCCGTTTGGCCGCCGCTTCATCGGCTGCGGTCGCCCCGACCACGGCGTCGACCACCATGATGATCGCGTCGGCGGTCTGCATCGCCACCGAAGCCTGCTCGGCCACCTTCTGCTGCAAACCCTTGGCGTCGGGCTCCCAGCCGCCGGTGTCCTGCACGACGAAGCGCCGTCCCAGCCAGCTGGCGTCATAGGACACCCGGTCGCGGGTGACGCCCGGGATGTCCTGCACCACAGCCTCCCGGCGCCCCAGGATGCGGTTCACCAGAGTCGATTTGCCGACGTTGGGCCGACCGACGACGGCGATCACCGGCGGCGGCGCATGGACCTCGTCGTCGTCGACGGCTTCCTCGTCGGAAAAGCCGACCTCCCAGTCGCTCTCGTCGGACCAGGTGCCGTCCGCCGGGGAACCGGCATCAGTCTCGGTCATGGGCACGCTCCGGCACGCTGGACCACGAGATCCTCCAAGTGGGTCACGACCTCGGACTCGGACATCGCACTGGTGTCGACGATCAGCGCATCCTCGGCCGCCCGCATCGGCGATACCGCGCGCGAGGAGTCCAGGTGATCGCGCCGCACCACATCGGCGAGCACCGCTTCGTAGTCGTCGGGCAGTCCGTTGGCGATGTTCTGTGCGTTGCGCCGCCGGGCCCGTTCCTCGGCAGACGCGGTCAGATAGATCTTCACGTCCGCGTCGGGCAGCACCACGGTGCCGATATCGCGGCCCTCGACCACTACCGCGCCTTCGCCGGCGGCCAGCTCGCGCTGCAGTTGGACCAGCCTCGCCCGCACTGCGGGTACCGCCGAAACTGCGGAGACCGCCGCGGTCACCTCATCGCCGCGAATCTCGTGCGAAACATCTTCGCCGGCAAGGAAAGCGGTGTCGAAATCGGGGTCGTATCCGACGGCCAGATCGACCTCATCGGCCACCTCCGCCACCCGATCGGTGTCCGACAGATCAACCCCGGCGCGCAGCACCGCCAACGTGACGATCCGGTACATGGCACCGGTATTGAGGTACCGGGCACCCAGAGCGTGCGCCAACCCCCTTGATACCGAAGACTTTCCAGTCCCCGCGGGCCCGTCCAGGGCCACCGTCAACGCCTCGCTCACATCCCCACCGCCTTGTACAACTCGCCGATCTCCTTGCGGGTCAACACCCGGATACTGCCCGGCCGCATCTCACCCAGATTCACCGAACCGATATCGGTGCGCACCAAAGCCTGGACCGGGAAACCCACCGCTGCCAGCAGTCGGCGCACGATCCGCTTACGTCCTTCATGCAGCGTCACCCGCACCAGCGTCTTGCCCGGCAACGTGTCGACCAGGGCGAAGTCGTCGACGGCCGCCGGCCCGTCGTCCAGTTCCACACCGGCCTTGAGCTTCTTTCCCAGCCCGCGCGGCACATTGCCCAACACCGTCGCCACATAGGTCTTGGGCACCTCATAGGACGGGTGCATCAACCGGTGCGCCAACTCACCGTCGTTGGTGAGGATCAACAGTCCTTCGGTGTCGGCGTCCAGCCGGCCGACGTGGAACAGGTGCTTGTTACCGCGCACCCGGTGCTCCACCAGGTCCCCGACACAGGGCCGGCCCCGGTCATCGGACATCGTCGAATGCATCCCGCGTTCCTTGTTGATCGCCAGATACATCAGGTCGTCGTTCAACCGGATGCGCGTGCCGTCCACCCGGATCTCGGCGTTCTCCGGGTCCACCCGGGAGCCGAGTTCGGTGACGATCCGTCCGTCGACCTCGACCCGGCCGTCCAGGATCATCCGTTCGGCCACGCGGCGCGAGGCGACCCCGGCCTGCGACAGCACCTTCTGCAGTCGCACGCCTTCTTGCTCGGTCATGTCAGTCCTTGTCCACATCGATGGCGGGGGGCGCTTGAGGCGGCACTGCTGCCGCACCTTCAAGCTTGGCGAATCTCGGCTCATCGCTGAGGTTTTCGCTCAGATCGTCGATCACGTCGACATCGGGCAACAGTGGCGCGATATCGGGGAGATCGGTCAGTGACGACAGCCCGAGTCGTTCCAGGAACAGCTCGGTGGTGGCGAAAGTCACTGCCCCGCTGTCACCGTCCGTACCTGCCTCGATGATCAGGCCGCGCGCCAGCAGGGTGCGGATGACCGCGTCGACGTTCACGCCGCGCACCGCGCTCACCCGGGCGCGTGTCACGGGCTGCCGGTAGGCCACCACCGCCAGCGTCTCCAACGCCGCCCGGGTGAGCTTGGTCCGGGCACCGTCGAGCAGCAGCCGCTCCACGTACGGGGCGTACTTGGCGCGGGTGTACATCCGCCATCCGCCACCGGTCTCGCGCAGGTCGATGCCGCTGTCGCGGGCAGCCAGCTCGGCTGCCAACTGCCGCAGCGTCGCCTCCACCCGTTCGGCGGACTGCTGCACCGCCGAGGCCAGGATGTCCACCGGTGCGGGGGTGTCGACCACGAGCAGCAGCGCCTCCAGCACCGAGTACAGCTCGGCGTCGTCGAGCTGGACCTCCGGGGCGGGACCCGACTCGTCGTCGAGTTCAGACGCTTCAGCGACCTCGGTGCCCAGATCGACACGTGGTTCCGTGTCGGTCATGTCGTCGGTCATCAGTCTTCTTCCACTGCGGCGGCGAGGTGTTCGTTGGTAGGCCGATCTCCGGTCCACGAAACCTGGAGCACACCAAGCGGTTCTGGTTGCTCGAATGTTACCGCCCTGGCCCGGTAGAGCTCCAATAACGCCAGGAAGCTGCCGACGATCTGCATGACGTCGCAACCGGCGACCAGCTCGCCGAACGACGACCAACCGCCGATCCCGCGTGTCTCCAGCAGCCCCATCAGCCGCATCGCCTGCTCGGGCACCGATACGGACTGCACGTGCAGATGGTCCAACCGCACCGTCGGCACGGGCCGCGGCGTGAACGCCGACGCCGCGATCTCGGCGAACCGCATGGCGTCCACACCCAGTGTGACCTCGGGTAACAGCTCTTCGAAGCGCGCCTCCAACGCCACCGAGCGCGGATAGCTGCGCAGCGCCGCGGCCTCCAGCTCGGCGAACATTTCGGCGACATGTTTGAACGCCCGGTACTGCAGCAGCCGGGCGAACAACAGGTCGCGCACCTCCAGCAGTGCCAGATCTTCTTCGTCCTGCACCTCACCTGCGGGTAGCAGCCGGGCAGCCTTGAGATCCAGAAGTGTGGCGGCAATCACCAGAAACGCCGTCGTCTCGTCGAGCTCGAGCTGACGACCGATGACCTTCGTGTAGGCGATGAAGTCGTCGGTCACCTGGTGCAGTGCGACCTCGGTCACGTCCATGCGATGAGCGAAGATCAGCTGCAGCAGCAGGTCGAACGGACCTTCGAAATTGCTCAGCCGGACTTGGAAACCCGTTTGCGCGGCGGCCGGCTCGGGTTCGGCGGTCACACGCCGAACCGGTAGATGACCTCGCGAGCCAACGACCGATACGCCTGGGCGCCACTGGATTTCGGCGCCCAGGTGGTGATGGGCTCGCCGGCGACACTGGTTTCTGGAAACCGCACGGTGCGGGCGATGGCGGTATCGAAGACCAGATCACCGAAGCGTTCCACCACCCGGGCCATCACCTCACGCGCGTTCACCGTGCGCGGGTCGTAGCGGGTGACCAGGATGCCGCTGATCTCGAGCTTGGGGTTGAGCCGGTCACGAACCTTGTCGACGGTATCGGTGAGCAGGGCCAGCCCGCGCAGTGAGAAGAACTCGCATTCGGTGGGGATGATCACCCCATCCGCGCAGGCCAGGCCGTTGACGGTGAGCAGCCCCAGCGACGGCTGGCAGTCGATCAACACGTAGTCGTAACGGTCCAGCACCGGATAGAGCGCGCGGGCCAGCGACTGCTCGCGGCCCACCTCGTTGACCAGCTGAATCTCCGCGGCGGACAGGTCGATATTGCTGGGCACCAGGTCCAGGCCGCTGATCCGGGTCTTGATGAGGACCTGGTCGATGGACACCCGCGGTTCGATCAGCAGGTTGTGCACCGTGTGTTCCAGCTCGTAGTGCGGAACGCCCAGCCCCGCGGAGAGCGCACCCTGGGGATCCAGGTCGACCAACAGCACGCGCCGGCCGTATTCGGCCAGGCTGGCACCCAGATTGATGGTCGACGTGGTCTTGCCGACGCCGCCCTTCTGGTTGCACATCGCGATCACCTTGGCCGGACCGTGCGTGCTGCGCGGGGTCGGCTCGGGGATATCGCGGGCCGGGCGACCGGTGAGGCCCACTTCGGGCTGCGGCTCGATACCGAGGTGGAGGCTGCCGTCGTCGCTCATGCGGCCCCTTCCTCCTCGGC includes:
- a CDS encoding zinc-dependent alcohol dehydrogenase: MTHLPAQGGPRSLLRDVSTASTRPATAAAVSMPAICVQANGELAVQQRAVPTPGAGELLLRTVVSALCGTDLHRFRGAQSYGNDTDVFGHESVGVVQHCDSGRFAQGDRVLHVPFPTDGKVFAPYQLARETNVVPIPAALPSDIGVFAQQLGTVIYALRNFWPSPQPPRSAFVAGAGPAGLMFIQLLRERGCEQIYVSEPDEHRRRLATSFGAIPDEDGTPPVELSIDASGMPGVRRKCWQRTASFGTVGIYGLPDDEPGDLEVSVLGLVAKNLHLVGAIGSQAEPGLRSFHDALDLLVARRIEVDRLISHRIDLDGLPEIAPRAARVEDGIVKVLVDFDAPTPVHR
- a CDS encoding ABC transporter permease produces the protein MQLSPHLVGPTMMVVCAAMVLAAAAIYWSTALGSAWTVPRAAVRAVLQLVAVAAILATALSNLRTSLVVLGIMFVAATVTAARRSRCNRSWLLAVALASGMISVVPLLLSTGLVPITGIAIVPIAGILLGSTMTAVAVAARRALDTLATRAGEVEALLSLGFSDRLARMEIIGPTGADALLPNLDQTRTVGVVTLPGAFVGVLLSTGSAMQAGAVQILILVSILLSQTCAVAATLELIASGKINRTDRAHDAPWRRWNPPTRG
- a CDS encoding RsiV family protein; its protein translation is MRSFSVAVVVTVAATFGCSGVAVAAPKDYCADLKGGNTGSTCEIQLSDPAYSVDISIPLDYPDQKSVADYISQTRDAFLNSAKSGAPHTSPYELSIKPTKYNSSVPPRGTQAVVFTVTQDLGGSQPQTTYKAFNWDQSYRKAITYTAAPDDKEHAPLWRVDDPLKTVAPIVQTELQQQLAPPPPVATTAPTQPGQPATTTPTSTTTAPPPPPLPFAQAALYNPANYQNFAIVNDGVIFFFDQGVLLPASAGGLHVLVPRSAIDPMIA
- a CDS encoding VOC family protein is translated as MPVTGPDFISLQARDLDASQSFYEQYLGLVRSPVGPPHAVVFETKPIAFALRDVVAGTDLASAARPGIGAAIWLHADDVQDIHDALVADGHAIVSAPIDGPFGRTFTFADPDGYHITLHDRTD
- a CDS encoding MarR family winged helix-turn-helix transcriptional regulator, with amino-acid sequence MGQDGGGIDVGTSLGYALKEASSALRAAMEEVLRPLGMNITRYACLELLAQRPGLSNSELARGAFVTRQSMNVLLQTLEREGFVSRPEEAPVGKALPTRLTPRGRKALQTATTAVRAVEDRMLSSLSEAEQARVFHALQTMIRSLRNDSAGA
- a CDS encoding DUF3297 family protein, with product MSQDQNTDVPPNHLSIDPRSPFYSEEALLRGVGIRFNGAEKTNVVEYDVAEGWVRVEVPTAKDRRGNPMVVKLSGTVEPYFRQAE
- a CDS encoding sulfite exporter TauE/SafE family protein produces the protein MRSLLIFTLVGVGAQLVDGALGMAFGVTASTLLVLSGVGAAQASAAVHLAEVGTTFASGMSHWKFKNIDWALVAKLGVPGAIGAFLGATVLSSLSTEHAAPLMAAILLGIGVYVLLRFSMRTPLNFGVRGTSHSAKFLAPLGLFGGFIDASGGGGWGPVTTSTLLSQGKTAPRTVIGSVSASEFLVSVSASLGFLVGLRQDFLDHWPVVVGLMVGGVIAAPLAAWLVSRVSPALLGTGVGGVIVLTNSQKLLMYFGVHAPVSTVIYAGIAAVWAALVVYAWRVSRAPEAAEPVAAERPAETDGAIVVGRPG
- a CDS encoding sulfite exporter TauE/SafE family protein, with amino-acid sequence MSVAHMVLIALAGVGAGAINAVVGSGTLITFPTLVALGFPPVTATMSNAVGLVAGGVSGTWGYRQELRGQWDRLKWQIPASLTGAALGAWLLLHLPEKVFTQIVPVLLIGALILVIIGPRIQNWARRRAEVSGQSAEHVSTRRMIAVVLATFAVGVYGGYFTAAQGILLIGAMGALLPESMQRMNAAKNLLSLLVNVVAAVAYTAVAFDRISWVAAGLIAIGSLIGGFLGAHYGRRLSPNVLRAVIVAVGLIGLYRLLSL